The sequence ACATAAGTGCAAAATTAAATTTGGAGACCCTtgttaaaaagttattaaaaattttaagatggtAACAGCAAAGCATTAAACCAAGTATGGCACCTTTCTGAGCTtggggccctgtgtgactgcatAGGTCACATGCCTATCAATACAAATAacccataatcaatctataaatcaaaatttgcagtgagtttattatgagccaggtctgaggactatagcctgggCGGGGCGGCTTCCAGAAGGAAGCATAcccaagaagtggggtgtatagagtggttatatactgtcttggaacaaagagcatacatcatatatgacaggaatatctcttttactactgttccaagatgcttagctggcacagcaggtcagtggtcacaaggtgagcacagcaggtcagtaattaatccttagtttctagggagaaatgcttacccTTAAAGAAATGTCAAGGTGAGGGGAAGCcacatccttatctttaagggcatcattgtTGTCTTtgagacattgtaaatgtttaaaggagATACACAATGAATGCTCAtcaggcctttttggaaaaacaaggtcagccTGGATTAGTTTtaacccaaatggcttcctcatatactctaatatatcctattgcttttcatttattcatcatatcCATGAAGCTGCCCCTAAGGGTCACAAATGCCCTTTGGTGCTTCTGCCAGTTCGATCACGGTTTCTCTCACCAGCAACTAAAACTCCCAAATAATACAACAGCGTTGCCCCAGACTCTGTCCCCAAGGGGTTATAAACTCTCCAAGTTTGGAAATTATGATAAATCTGCAGTGTGTTTATGAGTCCTGGCATGGAGCTCTGTATACAGTGGATGTCAATAAGTGTTGATTAAGTCAGTCACGGAAGCAGGAGTCAGGGCCAGGCTGAGCTGTGGAGGTTTATTCTGGTTCTAGGATTCTATGAATCTGCCTAGAGGTGTACACGACTCTTGGCAAAAGatttccctaaaatttgtgtATACTTTAGTACTCTGTAAACTAAATCCTATTTTCAGTCCTTACCCTTTGAGGAACTTTGTGGGAATCATTTTGTCAAGCCAAGAACTATTCCTTTCAAAGGTACAGATTCTCCAAAATCAGTTTGTTTAAAGTGAGGGACACGCAAGCTGTCACCTAACCCCCTCCTCTCAGTTTCCTGATAAACGCCTGCTCCAAAGAGCAGAATCCAAGGGTCCCAGCCCCACCCGAGCACCTCTGCACACTGCCCAGCCCTCACTTCCAGACAAAATCAAGAAGGTCTAACCAAAGAGGGTGAATCACACACGCACCCCCATCTCTGGCCCTGACGGAGTTACTGGGTTATGTGACCCTCTGTGGCTTCCCTTAGGGAAATGTTCCCAGTCGTTGGTTTCTGCATCCCAGGAAGAGTTAATTTAAGCATTTATGGCTACCTGCCCTGACCAGAGTTGGTTTAGGCCTGAGCACAGGAAAAATGCAGTATTTCTAGAGtcattcctcctctctctccacagGGAACCTGTTTCTAGGAAGGTCAAAATGCTAAGCAGAAGTGTCTTCTCAAGACCACATTGATCAAAGCAAGGCACCAGCAAAATAGGAGATTGAAGCAACCTGGATTCATTTGAGACCACATACACCAGGGGCATTTTGACTAAAAGTGCTCTTGGGAAATCCCACCTCCACCAGGAAGCCTTCCAGAGTAATTCAGAGAAGAGCTAAAAGCTCAGCTTTGTCTTATCCAGCTGGAACACTTACAGGTAACTGCATCCCTTTCCCATCTCCTTTACGGTTACTACACACAgaggtgctcagtaaatttttgatgaatgaatgaatgaatgaatgaatgaattcttaaGAAGTGTATTGACcacttactacgtgccaggcatatCTTGGGAGACAAACTGAAATCAGACAGGGACCCTGGCCTCACAGACCTTACAATCTGATGAATGATACAGATACGTCATGAATGCCTCAGTGTTCATGCATAGCttcaccctgccctgcccagtgCACCCAACCGTCAAGCACATTTGTAAAGTACCTGTTGTGTGCCCAGAAGGTAGAGACACAGAGATGAAAGACCTGGCTCCGCACTGAAGGCTTTCACAAACTATCAGAGGCACTGAAGggcggggagggggaaggagtGAACAGATAAACCACGTGTATTTACATCACTGTGTGGTAAGGACGGGGATGAGGATTTTTTTGGGCTGTTCTGAGTGCACGTAAGAACCTATAACTCCGAGAAGCAGTGCAGCATGTGGAAGGAACCCTGGCTTCCAAGTCCAGGTGAGCCGCTTGCCTGTAACCTGTGACAAGAATGCACCTCCCCTTCAAGGTcaagatcaaatgagatcatgtccgtgaaagcactttgtaaattgtAAAGCAGCATTCAAATGTTAATGATGGAATTTTCTTGATGACCATGCCATTTCTGTCCACAGCAATATTGTTGGACTGGCTTATTTGGATGAAAGATGTATTTCTCCCATCCCTTTTGCTCTTTGCAGCAGCTTCTCTGCCCAGTGGCTCGATTTCTTTTCTACTAAGGAGAGGCTAGCCTCGCTATATCCCCTCTGCCCTATGTTAAGGAGCTTGGACATTTAGAGAGAGTCTAGCACAGGCCCACAGCCCCAAGCAGGGGCCAGAAGTGGTTTCTAAGCTGTTAGCCTTAGCGCTCAGCTGACACGGAGAGGAAGGGCTTGTTACTGGAATGGAATTCTCCCGCACCAAATCCTAGCTGGGAGGGGAGACTGGGCTGGAGAACTTCCAAGTTTGACTGCAGAGCTTTGAGAATGTTGCATCTGTTCCagcaagggaattgtaagtggaATGCAATACAATCGAATGTGCTAGAAAACACTCCAGCCTCTGTTGTCTCATGAATGCCTTTCTCAGTAatataaaaactcttgaacatttttagaaaccttaaaaaatcattttgctGTTTTTGCCTTGAATATGATAAAGccatgatttttagtaaatgtttttatttttagataagcACTTTACTAAATataatactaattttttttttttttttttttttttgtgaggagatcagccctgagctaacatccgccaatcctcctctttttttgctgaggaagacggccctgggctaacatctgtgcctatcttcctccactttacatgggacgccgccacagcatggcttaccaagcagtgcgtctgtgcgcgcccgggatccgaaccagcgaaccccgggccgccgcagcggagcgcgcgcacttaaccgcttgcgccaccgggccggccccaatataatACTAATTTAATACAATATGTAATAATATtcataaaaacaaacagatgCCAATCTCCTCATTTAATAAATGATGCAAGatgttaaattaatttaaaataactgtccAAAAATGATTTGTCGGtgagtatattttgaaataacatACTGTGTTTTGTTGGGGAGCCATATGAATATTAAGACAGACTGAAATTTCACTATATGTTGAATGATGGCATCAAAAATAGACATAAACTTTTTTATTACCTACTAATGGAATTCTTGAGATTTCCCCTGagttattttgataaattttaatgttttatttttaagtgacCAGAAAGAGGAGAAGGTTTTAGATTGCTATTTGCAAGCACatctcagaaaataaaacacatggaCACAGAGTATTTTCATCAAATGAAAAGTCAAATTAGATATTATGTTACTAATGATTTTTAACATTACTTTTCAAGGGATTAGAGAATCTTGGTTGCTGTGGAATAATTTTAGTCAAATGAACATAATAAGGATCTGCGTAAAGAGCGTCTTTAGGCTAATTTGCAGAATTATTATCATTTACGTGCAGTCATTAACTTACTGCATATTAACACTAGTGTTCCACAAGCACTCTAAGTTTAAACAATATGTCAAAATTGACcatagtggagccattttaaaatggagttggagccgcctttccagagaaactgccttgctgtcttgacccttggactgggccaaacctttggactgggccaaaatggcaattgttttacaaccaattgtttgagaagtcagtaGGAGAAgggacatcctgatcacaaagaccGAGGATTGTGGATTTTCTGAAGATggaatcaatagtcaatcaatgtttagccaagactagctctctgcctccaactccagttaaaattctttgtaatacaacctcccttctttgcctttaaaagcccctgacaTTTACTCCCTAGTGGGAcattatttgggtttctacctgaatctgtgctccctgaattgcaattctttgatccagataaatgctttgcctcttaaactggtttctgttatTGTAGGTTACAAATACCTCATTGTGGaattaaataaacacaatatGACCAAGTATAAACAGATTACAACTTTCTTATCAATGTGTGGAGCTTGATTAAATCCTCAAAGAAATAAACTGCAAAAATCATTTGTTGGAAAtagagaaatttgaatatggactgggtATTAGATGATATtgggaaaataatgttaattttgtTAGGAGTGATAATATTGTACTGTAGTTACGTAGGAAAATTTCCTTATTCTTTTGCAGTGCATACGGAAGTATTGAGGGGTGAAATGTCATGTctgggatttattttaaaatacttcacaaaaaaatacataaagcaaatatggcaagATGTTAATAACTATTAAGCCCTAGTGATGCGCATATGGGGGCTCCTTACACTTTTCCCTctacttttctgtgtgtttgaaaattttcataataacaagtaaaaaaaaaaaacccacaaagtgaaataaaatgtaaCCACTGAGTGGTCCAACACCCACTGGCTCCCTCTAGTGGTGTCGAGCTGCATGCAAATAGGTGGCCAGGCGAGTCTTGAACATGCTCAATCTGTCTCCTCCAACTGCCACCAGCCACTATCACACACTCACAGGAGGCTCTCAAACTGTTTTGTTCCTTTATTGGTTGTTATTGGTTTTTTAAGCTAGAAATGGAGGCAAGCATCATTACTGCCTTTAACAACCTAAATTCAAAGGAGCAACTTCTGGCCCCTCAAAAGTTTGAGGGCCACCAGTTGGTATTTGCTGCCATAGGACAATTGGCATCTGACGCGGTGGCTTCTGTCTGTCTTGACTGAGGTGAACAGGGAAGGCTTTCATGGGTGGCCAGTTACATAAAAACGAGCATGAGGCTGAAAGCCTCAGGTCTTGTCTGTGAGGAGAATAGGTATATGTAGGGTGGTGGGGAGGAAAACAGTAGACATTCTCTTCACCGACTTCCTCTGAACCTCTCCAGGTTGACCCTGACACTCCAGTCCCTCAGAAAAACATGCCGACCCACGTCCCGGGCACCCAGAAAGCTCATGGCTAATAGATCCTTTCTAGCTCTCCCCAACACTTTTGCCCCTACCAACTCAGTTGCCTGCTTACCAAGGGTGGCTTCTGTTTGTCTCAAAACTTGTTTATGCTGGTTGttctttattgttattatttaagtACACACAAGCCAATAAAACTTAAGTGTAGAACTCCCATCAGACAGCCTATAcatgtcacaaaaaagtgaacaCAGCTTGGACCTATAATAAAAGTTTGGCAACTGAATGAACTTTTCTTTGTCTTCACATAAAATATGTAAGATGTTTAAGGTGTATATTTTTATTAGTCATTCTCAACTTTTATGAGTGTTGTTAATGAGCCAATCAACTCCTCTATCTTGACAGTGTTGCATAAGAGGTTTTCCACCATCCTATGATTCTCTGTCCCCATCTGACTGAAAATTATCTAAAACcagatcattaaaaaaattttttttcactaagCTTGGTCAGAGAATATATGCATTTTCCCCTTGCAGGGGAAACATTTCTAAAACATTTCACTCAGGTGCCTTGAAGTCAGTTAGAGGTCTGggcttccttttctctgaggaaaGCCAAAGAGCAGTCATGAACAGATGCAGAAGAGACCCTGGAATCAGAAACCTGGGCTCTCCAGAGCAGCGAGTGAGAAGGCCTTGAAGTTTAGCCTCTGGAAGGAGCTGCTGGGGACTGGCCACCTTCCACGTGATGACACTGATGGGTGGGGTAATGGCAACCTACCTCTGGCCCCCCAGCTACCTTAGACCCCCACCCAAGGCAAGGTAAGTGATGGGTCAGACCACAGCCAGGAGGCCACGCAGCCCTTGGACCTGTCCCATCATAGCCCAGGGCTCAAGGACTCAGGGGCAGAGACTATGCATGCAGGAACAATCTCACTGCCCATGGGGATCTGGCTGCATTTTAAGGTGGAAGAAGCctggccctctctgagcctcactcagCTTCCTCATTCACTGGTCCGGGAGAGTGGTCTCTgtggtcccttccagctctgcccGCCCATACAGCTGTGACTCACCTGCAGTGGCAAGAACAGCCAGTCACCAGCAGAGCATGGACACTACTCAACAGGTCCCTCATCATTATCCAGGGAGAAGGGGTGAATGGGACATCTCTGAAGTTGGAGTGAGAACCCAGGTCTTGGCAAAGAGACAGAGCAACACTTTCCCTTCCAGACAGATACAGAAGACAGGGGTGGGGCTGTGGTCTGTCTGCCAAGACCCTGAATCTCTGTGCAGCAGCGGAGGGGCTGCTCCAGCCCACCTGAGCAGGAAAGGGAGGTGATCAGGCTGCATCTCTAAGCCCTGACTCTCGGCCTGGTGGCCACTGGGAGagagtgggtggggaggggttgcTCCATCTTGCAAGAGTGTCTTGGGAGGGGGCCGCCTCTTTGGTCCCCTCATCAGGGCCGAGTGGGGAGGTTCCAGGACCGGGGACCCGTCACCGGCCTATCCTGCCCTCCCACAGGCGGCTCGGCTCCTGGGCGGGGGCGGGCGGCTCAGTCCTCTTTGGGCGCCCGGAACTCGGGCATGCTCCAGgcccggggcggcggcggcgtgtCCCGCTCCACGTCCTCCGAGATGGTCCGGATGTCGCTGGCGAAGGGGGAGATGCGCGCGCGGGTCTTGAAGGTGCCCAGGCTGCCGCGGGGCCGCAGGCTCCACTGCCGCGTCAGCTTGtgggcctcctcctcctgcttcatcctctccagcacttccTGCAGCACGGAGCGGAAGAGCCGGGCCACCTCCTGCACCTCGGGCTCCAGCTCCGCCATCAGCTGCCGGAACCTGGGCGCGGAGGGGGAGAGGCCCGGTGGGGCGAGTCACGCCGGCGTGGCATGTGGCCCGTGCACCCCGTGGTCAATTcccatttcctcccctctccacttCTGAAGTGAGTCAGGAACCACCCCACCTTCCTATTGCTCCAGCCAGTCCTGaggtcctgggttcaaatcccagccctgctGCTTTTGGCCTCCgtgaacctcagcttcctcatctgtaaactggggtcATAGCTTCCTTTTTGTGAGGTTTAATGAGCTCACATAGGTAAAGATCCGGGCACTCACCTCAGGTTACTGATGCCAGAGTAGTAAGGGGATCCCACTGCTATGCCGGCTTTACAGATGTGAGGCTTTCTGGCTAACCCTCTCCCACTTCCTTGCCCACTGGCCAGAGGGATCTCTCTGAAATGTTTTTCTGATTATGTCACCGCCGTGCCATACTCCTTCTGTAGCTCTGTGCTAGCTCCTGGGTTAGGGGGAGCTGTTTGGCCATGCACACGACGTCCCCTGCTATCTCCTGGTCTgcactccagccagaaacaaccaCGTGTGGGTCCGCCaaagccccaggttctcctgggTCCCTGTGTGTGTCCCAAGCCCTTTCCTCTGCCTAAAATGCCTTTGCTTAGAGCTCAACAGTGAACGACAGTTAGCAAGTCCATTTAATACTTGGTTTCCGCCGCCATATATATTTGCCTCAGGATTTCTCACACTTTCCAGCAGTGACATGAGACAGGAAATGTGACAGGACAATCATTACCGAATGTGTGTTCCCAGCCTCCCCCTCATTTATGAGGTTTGGTTGCCAGCTTAGAGTCTCTTATCAGCACCGCCCCCCATGACTCACCCCGCCCCTGTCGCCAGGATGCTTCTAGAACTAGATACATTTTGCGGGGCTTCCATGGTAGAATAAGAAACATGGGGGAGGGTAAGATTCTcagcctagagagagagaggtgggggcggggggtaaAAGGACTATAAAATCCAAAGGAGTGTGGATGGGACTGGAGAAGGAGGAGTTTTTAAAcggaatttcaaagaaaaatgtgTACAGTCATTACATCCATTGGTTAAAGAGATGGGTAAGGGAAGATTTCGGAGACTAAggggattttaaaatatttttttcgtGTGGATTTATATTCCTCTACtagtgtttgagaaatgcagttaaAGAACTTGAGatacttttgaaattattttcgaATGTTGGATTACACTTCTTTGACTTCAAACATGAATCCAACTGAGACTGGACCATGTGGGTCACAGCTTTATTAAGGTTAGATTCAGGGACATAGTTGTACCCAAGCTCTACATCTCTAAATGTTCAGTGTCTGTGGCTCTGaacccttcacacacacacagacacacacgcacacatactcaCACTCCTTAGGCAAGCCAGTGTGAAAGCCAGTGTGAAATAGGGTAACTGAGAAACCAGTTTTGGagagtttatctgggaaaacttctctAAGAAGATAATATGGAAGATGAACTGATGACGGAGGAGCCAGCTACATTAAAATCCAGGATGATAGCAATCCAGGCAGGGAGACCAGAAAACTCAAAGGCCTTAGGTTCTCTCCTCTTGAAACTCATGTGCCTCCAGGAGCCACCCCCGGCCTCCCTTTGAACCCCTAGCCCGCCTGGTGTTCCATGGCTTCTTTCAGATTCCTCCTCCTGCCTTGCTCCTTCTAACAGATAACGGGGTCATCCAGCCCCCTGGGTCCAGTCCTGGTAGCCTCAGGCCCCAGCCACTGCAGCCACCCTCCCTGGAGCCTGCAGCCCAACACTTGGTCCCCGGGCCGGTACCTGAGGATGGCGGGCCCACAGTAGGACGGGTGGATCTTGGCACAGACATCCTCTAGCTGCAGCCGCTCCCCAGGGCTGAGGTCATAGGTGGGCCGGGGCGTGCTGGCCAGCCAGCTGTAGTCCACTCCGGTGCAGATCTTCCTGACTGCATTGCTGCGCTCCCGCTGCTGCCTCTCAGCCTCTCGCATCTGCCCTGCCAGCTCCATCATGAGGGTCTCCAGCACCATCTCAGCCGGGTTCCGAGCTGACAGCCGTGGTGGGGCCTCGTTCCACCGGAGCCACGGGATGAGGGGCATGGCCCCCGGGCCCTGCTGAGACAGGGCAGGAGTGTGTCTTCCTTgggcctctctgtcaggtaggatggggagaggaagggggcaggaggggagctGGGGCCCGAGTGGGATGACCGGCTTCACTCTCACAGCTGGGTGGCCTCAAGTAAgtcgcttaacctctctgagcaatCATTTCTAATTCTGTAAGACAagatagggctgttgtgagaagcAGTTGTGAATAAACTTGGGACACTCTCATGGCTATAAAGATCCCTAGAGCATCCGGATGATTGAGCCCAGAGAAACTGCCTCCTGAATCC comes from Diceros bicornis minor isolate mBicDic1 chromosome 4, mDicBic1.mat.cur, whole genome shotgun sequence and encodes:
- the RD3 gene encoding protein RD3 — its product is MPLIPWLRWNEAPPRLSARNPAEMVLETLMMELAGQMREAERQQRERSNAVRKICTGVDYSWLASTPRPTYDLSPGERLQLEDVCAKIHPSYCGPAILRFRQLMAELEPEVQEVARLFRSVLQEVLERMKQEEEAHKLTRQWSLRPRGSLGTFKTRARISPFASDIRTISEDVERDTPPPPRAWSMPEFRAPKED